Proteins encoded together in one Oceanobacillus iheyensis HTE831 window:
- a CDS encoding spore germination protein produces MRFKRNKSKKSLINQANLSIENIKSQLNHTSDLKDREIHSNNQIYIILYINSLVDQEKLESKIIKPLTKMENNNILNELYSQEISTAKSNEIAINGLLDGYCLLIKKSRNSEGFLLKTNASTDREVSEAIIEKTILGAKVGFVESLDKNIFLLRTVTKSPDFTVKNYTLGSSTTTNVSLIYLDHVTDPEIIKKVEQRIKSITLDSIRSAGDIQDCIEDHTVTPFPQLLLTERPDRASANLKDGRVALIIDGSPTVIILPATFMTFFQTPDDYITRWWLGSFFRFIRLFSYIIALILPALYIAFVSFHYEAIPLELVYSLQSSLSYVPFRPFIELMIMQLSLELLREASIRLPPSVATTFGIVGGLVVGTAMVEAGIVSYGGLIVVALTSVSSFVQPNLEMSSSIRILGFPLMLLAAIFGFFGIVVGVLFVLIHLSRLISFGFPYFSPFVPLNMENFKDTIIRVPSWMMYKHSKNSSHYKQEKRSRKWKLDESEEQY; encoded by the coding sequence ATGAGATTTAAAAGAAATAAATCCAAAAAGTCTTTAATAAATCAGGCAAATCTCTCCATAGAGAATATCAAAAGTCAATTAAATCATACCAGCGATTTAAAAGACCGTGAAATACATAGCAATAATCAAATCTATATTATCCTTTACATCAATTCATTAGTTGATCAGGAAAAGCTTGAATCAAAAATAATTAAACCGCTTACGAAAATGGAAAACAACAATATTTTAAATGAACTATATAGCCAGGAGATCAGCACTGCCAAAAGTAATGAAATAGCCATCAACGGATTATTAGACGGTTATTGTCTGCTAATAAAAAAAAGCAGGAATAGTGAAGGATTCCTGCTGAAAACGAACGCATCAACCGATAGAGAAGTTTCAGAGGCTATCATAGAAAAAACAATCCTTGGGGCAAAAGTAGGTTTTGTTGAAAGCTTAGACAAAAACATTTTTTTACTCCGTACTGTAACAAAATCACCCGATTTCACGGTTAAAAATTATACATTGGGTTCCTCAACAACAACGAATGTATCACTAATTTATTTGGATCATGTGACAGATCCGGAAATCATCAAAAAGGTTGAACAACGTATAAAAAGTATTACGCTTGATTCCATCCGATCAGCAGGAGATATTCAGGATTGCATTGAAGACCATACAGTTACTCCATTTCCCCAGCTTTTACTTACAGAACGGCCAGATCGAGCTTCAGCAAATTTAAAGGACGGAAGGGTTGCTTTAATTATAGATGGAAGTCCTACTGTAATTATATTGCCAGCAACATTTATGACGTTCTTTCAAACACCGGATGACTATATTACTCGTTGGTGGTTAGGTTCATTTTTTAGGTTTATACGTCTATTCAGCTATATCATTGCACTTATTCTACCGGCATTATATATTGCTTTCGTTTCATTCCATTATGAAGCAATTCCTTTGGAGCTTGTTTATTCGCTGCAGTCTTCGTTGAGCTACGTACCATTTCGGCCATTTATAGAGTTAATGATTATGCAGCTTTCCTTAGAGTTGCTTAGAGAAGCGTCCATTCGACTGCCACCTTCCGTCGCCACGACTTTTGGGATCGTCGGAGGGCTAGTTGTAGGAACAGCAATGGTTGAGGCAGGAATTGTCTCCTATGGTGGGCTTATAGTTGTTGCATTAACATCAGTCTCATCATTTGTTCAACCAAATCTTGAAATGAGCAGCTCGATTCGTATATTAGGATTTCCTTTAATGCTATTGGCAGCTATATTCGGCTTTTTTGGAATTGTCGTTGGAGTGTTATTTGTGTTAATTCACTTGTCACGCCTTATTTCATTCGGTTTTCCATATTTTTCACCTTTTGTTCCATTAAACATGGAGAATTTTAAAGATACTATCATTCGTGTTCCTTCTTGGATGATGTATAAACACTCCAAAAATTCTTCTCATTATAAGCAAGAAAAACGATCAAGGAAGTGGAAACTAGATGAGAGTGAAGAGCAGTATTAG
- a CDS encoding aldehyde dehydrogenase family protein, giving the protein MKLYENLNKNFISGEWRDGQGETTYEVKNPYNDEVLQEIKMASKEDIDEAYKSAEQAKKKWAKFNPFERSSIMEKAVQIIDARREEFVNHLIREGGSSHLKANVEIDFVIAITREAASFPLRMSGEIVPSLIPGKENRIYRSPLGVVGVIGPFNFPMYLAMRSVAPALAVGNGVVLKPDDQTAVTGGILLAKVFEEAGLPKGVFNVVVPNIEDIGDAFVEHPIPRLISFTGSTPVGRHIGEICGRNIKKVALELGGNNPLVVLEDAKVENAVNSALFGKFMHNGQICMAINRIIVHKDIYEEFVEKFVEKAKKIKVGNPSEKDNLIGPLINRQAIDRILEQIESAKEQGAEVVLEGKVEGNVMHPYILTGSNDVATAQNEMFGPVATIISAESDEEAIRIANDTPFGLSGAVHAGSPERGVEVAKQITSGMVHVNDQSVNDEPLIAFGGEKASGLGRFGGKWSLEEFTTVQWISVQTEERENPFHTDYLE; this is encoded by the coding sequence ATGAAACTTTATGAAAATCTTAACAAAAATTTTATCTCTGGCGAATGGCGTGATGGCCAAGGGGAAACCACTTATGAAGTGAAAAACCCCTATAATGATGAAGTTCTGCAAGAAATAAAAATGGCTAGTAAAGAAGATATAGATGAGGCTTATAAATCTGCTGAACAGGCTAAAAAGAAATGGGCAAAATTTAATCCATTCGAACGCTCTTCCATCATGGAAAAAGCAGTTCAGATTATCGATGCGAGAAGAGAAGAGTTTGTTAACCATTTAATTAGGGAAGGTGGCTCATCCCATCTGAAAGCTAACGTCGAAATTGACTTTGTTATTGCAATTACAAGGGAGGCAGCTTCTTTTCCACTTAGAATGAGTGGGGAAATTGTCCCTTCCCTGATCCCAGGAAAGGAAAATAGGATTTACCGTAGTCCTCTAGGGGTAGTCGGTGTAATAGGACCATTTAACTTTCCAATGTATCTTGCCATGCGTTCGGTTGCACCGGCACTTGCTGTCGGTAACGGGGTCGTACTGAAACCTGATGATCAGACAGCTGTAACTGGAGGAATATTGCTTGCGAAGGTATTTGAAGAAGCTGGATTGCCGAAAGGAGTCTTTAATGTTGTCGTTCCAAACATAGAGGATATCGGCGATGCATTTGTGGAACATCCAATTCCACGGTTAATTTCATTTACAGGGTCTACTCCGGTAGGACGGCATATCGGTGAAATTTGCGGAAGAAATATTAAAAAAGTTGCTCTTGAGTTAGGGGGGAACAACCCACTCGTAGTGCTGGAAGATGCGAAAGTGGAAAATGCGGTAAACTCGGCATTATTCGGTAAGTTTATGCATAATGGACAAATATGTATGGCCATAAATCGAATTATTGTTCATAAGGATATATATGAGGAGTTTGTTGAGAAATTTGTTGAAAAGGCGAAAAAGATTAAAGTGGGCAATCCAAGTGAGAAGGACAATCTAATCGGTCCTTTGATAAATCGGCAGGCAATTGATCGGATACTCGAACAAATCGAATCAGCTAAAGAGCAAGGGGCAGAAGTTGTGTTGGAAGGAAAAGTAGAAGGGAACGTCATGCACCCTTATATACTAACAGGTTCGAATGATGTTGCAACTGCTCAGAACGAAATGTTTGGGCCGGTGGCAACTATTATTTCTGCTGAAAGTGATGAAGAAGCAATTCGCATTGCAAATGACACCCCATTTGGTCTAAGCGGGGCGGTTCACGCAGGTTCCCCGGAAAGAGGTGTGGAGGTGGCCAAACAGATAACCTCTGGTATGGTTCATGTGAATGACCAAAGCGTTAATGATGAGCCATTGATTGCATTCGGAGGGGAGAAAGCATCTGGATTGGGCCGATTTGGAGGGAAATGGTCACTTGAAGAGTTTACAACTGTCCAATGGATTTCTGTCCAAACCGAAGAAAGGGAAAATCCTTTCCATACAGATTATTTGGAGTAA
- a CDS encoding GerAB/ArcD/ProY family transporter yields the protein MRVKSSISSVNLFFLLVQTMIGVGLLSLPHQTHEAAGSDGWISILISGFFIQLIVLLIWLLCRNFPNLTLFDFSKVIFGETSGTVLNFLYIIYLLTVICYIFIIYVDNLKRWILPETPAWILFLIAFVLLIYGSICNIKNLVSLFSLLFIFILFLFFITFLVYGDPNIDVRYLFPIGSSGGWNILKSTSDSMISFIGFETLLIYFAFIKQSKTISALKGVFLAVLFVTIFLTYIVILSTVMLSPEEIKNTPEPVLYILSAMEIRILSRLDLIFLSFWGLIVFTTIISYTFSASMGISKLIHIKHKFAVILSGTFVLIVSIIFYYMEITLLEKWLKHLSLVFGIIIPILLLLITIIFKREAASTYEKN from the coding sequence ATGAGAGTGAAGAGCAGTATTAGTTCTGTAAATTTATTTTTTCTGCTGGTGCAAACGATGATTGGTGTAGGCTTGTTATCATTACCTCATCAAACACATGAAGCAGCAGGCAGTGACGGATGGATTTCCATTTTAATTTCTGGATTTTTTATTCAACTAATTGTACTGCTTATTTGGTTACTTTGCAGGAATTTCCCCAATCTTACCTTATTTGATTTTTCTAAAGTAATTTTTGGGGAAACTTCTGGAACTGTATTAAATTTTTTATATATTATTTACCTGCTCACAGTGATTTGTTATATCTTCATTATATATGTGGATAACTTGAAACGATGGATACTCCCTGAAACTCCAGCATGGATATTATTTTTGATAGCATTCGTTCTACTTATTTATGGAAGTATTTGTAATATAAAAAATTTGGTATCTTTATTTTCTTTACTATTCATATTCATTCTGTTTTTATTCTTCATTACGTTTTTGGTTTATGGTGATCCAAACATAGATGTTCGCTATCTCTTCCCTATTGGTTCCAGTGGTGGATGGAATATTCTTAAAAGCACTAGTGACTCAATGATATCCTTCATAGGGTTTGAAACATTACTTATTTATTTTGCTTTTATAAAGCAATCTAAAACTATTTCAGCACTGAAAGGAGTTTTTTTAGCAGTATTATTTGTAACCATTTTTTTAACGTATATTGTGATTCTAAGTACCGTAATGCTTAGTCCTGAAGAAATAAAAAACACGCCGGAACCGGTTCTATATATACTAAGTGCGATGGAAATAAGAATTTTAAGCCGATTAGATTTAATATTTCTTTCTTTCTGGGGTCTGATAGTTTTTACTACTATTATTAGCTACACCTTTTCAGCAAGTATGGGAATAAGTAAATTAATCCATATCAAACATAAATTTGCTGTGATACTATCTGGAACATTCGTCCTTATCGTTTCGATAATATTTTATTATATGGAGATTACCTTACTTGAAAAATGGTTAAAGCATTTAAGTTTAGTTTTCGGCATTATTATCCCTATCCTACTGCTTTTAATAACAATTATTTTTAAAAGAGAGGCGGCATCGACCTATGAGAAAAACTGA
- a CDS encoding ABC transporter permease, with the protein MTFSVKRFMAIFQKDLKDLYRNMYVSSTIILPLVFALIYGRMDVVPLEIHIFIISISLSMVGAFLQCAIIAEEKEKNTLRGLMLSPATITEILAGKSAVTIVITLVITYISMLISGFSPSNLIPVIVGVVLSLVFFIALGTWLGLITRSVLEASIYILPVMFIFGMSNMFIGFAEEYPFLKVLEYTPAIQLFEIANITNGTIADYWQPFAIIGAWIVVGAGLTILSFKKRMMD; encoded by the coding sequence ATGACTTTTTCTGTAAAACGTTTTATGGCAATTTTTCAAAAGGATTTAAAAGACTTATATCGTAATATGTATGTCTCTTCAACGATTATCTTACCACTCGTATTTGCGCTCATATATGGACGGATGGATGTTGTTCCATTAGAAATTCATATATTTATTATCAGCATTTCTTTATCTATGGTAGGTGCCTTTCTTCAATGTGCAATTATTGCGGAAGAAAAGGAAAAGAATACACTTCGTGGTTTGATGCTTTCACCTGCTACCATTACGGAGATACTAGCAGGAAAAAGTGCCGTAACAATAGTTATCACATTAGTAATTACGTATATCTCTATGTTGATTTCAGGATTTTCACCTTCTAATCTTATACCGGTAATAGTAGGAGTTGTATTATCTCTTGTATTCTTTATTGCGCTAGGAACTTGGTTAGGATTAATCACTCGTTCTGTTTTAGAAGCTTCCATCTATATTTTACCTGTAATGTTTATATTTGGAATGTCTAATATGTTTATTGGGTTTGCAGAAGAATATCCTTTTCTGAAAGTGTTAGAATATACACCAGCTATTCAGTTATTTGAAATAGCGAATATAACGAACGGGACTATTGCCGATTATTGGCAACCTTTTGCAATTATTGGTGCTTGGATAGTTGTTGGTGCTGGATTAACAATCTTGTCCTTCAAGAAACGAATGATGGATTAA
- a CDS encoding DHA2 family efflux MFS transporter permease subunit, which yields MNQIHRPTVVALLLAGSFIAILNQTLMITAIPPIIIEMGITANSAQWLTTVFMLVNGIMIPVSAFLIERFTTRQLFMSSMGIFAIGTLVAGVAPVFEMLLVGRVIQSIGAGVMLPLMTTVFLLIFPINRRGSVMGLIGLVISFAPAIGPALSGWVTGHFSWRYLFFIIFPIAVIDMIIAYFALKNVTEVKKTKLDIPSVILSSFGFGGILYGVTNAGNYGWGASITLITLAIGVISLTLFILRQLKLTHPMLEFRVFKYAIFPFSVFIGSITFMGLIGTETLIPLFMQNMREFSAFQAGMAMLPGALVTGFLAPIIGRMFDRYGGKWIVLPGVVIITLATVPFIFIDTETTFAFITTLYAVRMLGLALIMMPIQTAALNQLPNNLIPHGAAMDGTMRMTAASVGTAVLVTVMTSVESMAENQVARPDILGVNVSFSVIAVLGLCTIIAYFFIKFDPSPAKIAKMEEDKSN from the coding sequence GTGAATCAAATCCATCGACCAACCGTAGTAGCACTATTATTAGCTGGTTCTTTTATTGCAATTTTAAATCAAACGCTAATGATAACAGCCATTCCCCCAATAATTATAGAAATGGGTATTACGGCAAATAGTGCTCAATGGTTAACAACAGTTTTTATGCTTGTAAATGGAATCATGATTCCAGTAAGTGCGTTCTTGATTGAACGATTTACAACCAGACAATTATTTATGTCATCAATGGGGATCTTTGCTATAGGAACATTAGTGGCAGGTGTAGCCCCTGTTTTTGAGATGTTATTAGTTGGAAGAGTTATTCAATCTATTGGAGCAGGGGTAATGCTGCCACTTATGACGACAGTATTCTTACTGATTTTTCCAATTAATCGCCGTGGCTCTGTAATGGGGTTAATTGGTTTAGTTATTTCTTTTGCTCCAGCTATCGGTCCAGCATTATCCGGATGGGTAACAGGACATTTTTCTTGGAGATATTTGTTCTTTATTATCTTCCCGATTGCAGTCATTGATATGATTATCGCTTACTTTGCTTTAAAAAATGTAACAGAGGTAAAAAAGACAAAGCTCGATATCCCATCGGTTATTCTATCTTCGTTTGGGTTTGGTGGAATTTTATATGGTGTGACCAATGCAGGGAATTATGGCTGGGGAGCATCAATTACACTAATAACACTGGCTATTGGCGTTATCTCATTAACATTATTTATTTTGAGACAGTTAAAACTAACACATCCAATGCTAGAATTTCGTGTGTTCAAATATGCCATTTTCCCGTTCAGTGTTTTTATTGGTTCGATAACATTTATGGGACTTATTGGTACAGAGACGTTAATTCCATTATTTATGCAGAATATGCGTGAATTCAGTGCATTTCAAGCGGGGATGGCAATGTTGCCAGGTGCATTAGTAACTGGATTTCTAGCACCTATAATTGGTAGAATGTTTGATCGATATGGTGGTAAGTGGATTGTCCTTCCAGGTGTAGTCATAATTACCTTGGCCACTGTTCCATTCATTTTTATAGATACAGAAACGACGTTTGCATTTATAACTACTTTGTATGCCGTTCGAATGTTAGGTTTAGCATTGATTATGATGCCGATACAGACTGCTGCACTGAATCAGCTGCCTAATAATTTAATACCTCATGGAGCAGCAATGGATGGTACGATGCGTATGACAGCAGCTTCTGTAGGAACTGCTGTCTTGGTTACTGTAATGACCTCAGTAGAATCCATGGCAGAAAATCAAGTGGCTCGCCCGGATATTTTAGGTGTGAATGTGTCATTTTCTGTAATTGCAGTGTTAGGACTATGTACGATTATTGCCTATTTCTTTATTAAGTTCGACCCATCACCGGCTAAAATAGCAAAGATGGAAGAAGACAAGTCAAATTAA
- a CDS encoding Ger(x)C family spore germination protein, with protein MRKTELFLIFFILPLLAGCWDERFLKNSRTVYLSGFDLDENGDYQTTSIIRDMNISESSRGEISISNKLVTGKGGSIKEASMTIDQSVPGNYDPAKGRTLILGNDVAKGDIYNVLDPLYRDPRVDLNAKIAVTDNSANGIITHISENEVEKGEYLYELIHSSEKHSVIQDITLRSIRTYLFDEGKDFMLPYLSKDEEDNEVKINGAALFHDHSFTGQFLSPAESTLLLLFMETQSKKALLTEQLDKKAGGSVSYNVKSVSRKLKLEKKEKVHADIMLQLDVEIVDYPPDHLDKQEMINFLENRLSKILTEKADALFKKLAANQSDVLGLGRELIAFHPAIWKEIKGENYYEHILVNPKVKVNVRSSGIIL; from the coding sequence ATGAGAAAAACTGAGCTCTTCTTGATCTTCTTTATTCTTCCATTACTAGCTGGGTGCTGGGATGAAAGATTTCTAAAGAATTCCCGTACTGTGTATTTATCAGGTTTTGACTTGGATGAGAATGGTGATTATCAAACAACTTCAATTATTAGAGATATGAATATTAGTGAGTCAAGCAGGGGGGAAATATCCATATCGAATAAACTGGTAACTGGAAAAGGAGGTTCGATAAAAGAGGCAAGCATGACAATTGATCAAAGCGTACCTGGTAATTACGATCCAGCAAAAGGAAGAACTTTAATCTTAGGAAACGACGTCGCCAAAGGTGATATCTACAATGTGCTGGATCCTCTTTACCGGGATCCAAGGGTGGATTTAAACGCCAAAATTGCTGTGACAGATAACAGTGCAAATGGGATAATTACCCATATATCCGAAAATGAAGTTGAAAAAGGGGAATACCTGTACGAATTGATTCACAGCAGTGAAAAACATTCGGTGATTCAGGATATTACACTAAGATCGATTCGCACCTATTTGTTTGATGAAGGAAAAGATTTCATGCTCCCTTATCTGAGCAAGGACGAGGAAGATAATGAAGTTAAAATAAATGGGGCTGCTCTTTTTCATGACCACAGCTTTACCGGACAGTTTCTTTCCCCTGCTGAAAGTACTTTGCTATTATTATTTATGGAAACACAATCCAAAAAAGCACTTTTAACAGAACAGTTAGATAAAAAAGCTGGCGGATCTGTCAGCTATAATGTAAAAAGCGTATCAAGAAAACTTAAGCTGGAAAAAAAAGAAAAGGTACATGCTGATATTATGCTGCAATTGGACGTAGAGATTGTTGACTATCCTCCAGACCATTTAGATAAGCAGGAAATGATCAATTTTTTGGAAAATCGATTATCAAAGATTCTCACTGAAAAAGCGGATGCTCTGTTCAAAAAACTTGCAGCGAATCAAAGTGACGTACTTGGATTAGGCAGAGAACTCATTGCCTTTCATCCAGCTATATGGAAAGAAATAAAGGGAGAAAATTATTATGAGCATATCCTTGTTAATCCAAAGGTAAAAGTCAATGTTAGAAGTAGTGGAATCATTTTGTGA
- a CDS encoding ABC transporter ATP-binding protein, whose amino-acid sequence MTSVIEVSHLEKVYQNKQALNDVTFQVEKGETFGFLGPSGSGKTTTIKILTGQLTHTSGIAKVFGVPVQQLKSPAQRKRFGVVTDNSGLYNRLTIYDNLKTYAQLYDVQENRINEVLEMVRLQNEAKQQVAKLSKGMTQRVLLARALLHNPEILFLDEPTSALDPVNSKHIHEGLKELNKQGTTVFLTTHDMEEADHLCHRVAFLNKGSVQLLDSPKNLKKQYREEKVLLELRDGRELELPLAPSIANDIQRYISEDRIETIRTKEPTLGDIFVEVTGRELV is encoded by the coding sequence AACGATGTAACTTTTCAAGTCGAGAAAGGAGAGACATTCGGTTTTTTAGGACCAAGTGGCTCAGGAAAAACAACCACAATAAAAATATTAACTGGACAATTAACACACACTTCTGGAATAGCAAAAGTATTTGGTGTACCAGTTCAACAATTAAAATCGCCAGCTCAACGAAAACGATTTGGAGTGGTTACAGATAATAGTGGTTTGTATAACCGTCTCACTATCTACGATAATTTAAAAACGTATGCGCAATTATATGATGTGCAAGAGAACCGCATTAATGAAGTGTTAGAGATGGTTCGTTTACAAAATGAAGCAAAGCAACAAGTTGCCAAGTTATCAAAAGGTATGACACAGCGCGTGCTCTTGGCAAGAGCATTACTTCATAACCCTGAAATATTATTCTTGGATGAGCCAACTTCAGCATTAGATCCCGTGAACTCGAAGCACATTCATGAAGGATTAAAAGAATTGAATAAACAAGGAACAACGGTATTTTTAACAACACATGATATGGAAGAAGCAGATCATTTATGTCATCGTGTAGCATTTTTGAATAAAGGTTCTGTGCAGTTATTGGATAGCCCTAAAAATTTGAAGAAGCAATATCGTGAAGAGAAAGTGTTGCTAGAGCTAAGGGATGGTAGAGAATTGGAATTACCTTTAGCCCCTTCTATTGCTAATGATATTCAACGATATATTTCAGAAGATCGTATAGAAACCATCCGCACAAAAGAACCAACTTTAGGGGATATTTTCGTAGAAGTAACGGGGAGGGAACTAGTATGA
- a CDS encoding APC family permease: protein MNDSDKLLKSLGKKETFALAFGAMIGWGWVVTSGLWITEAGALGAIIAFLLGGLLVVFVGLTYAELSSALPFVGGEHVYTYKAMGRVTSFIATWAIILGYVSVIAFEAVALPTVFEYLVPNYSQGYLYTIAGWDVTLTWAGVGIIGSVLVAWINYRGIKLSSIINFILTILILIAGIMLITGSTFSGNMSNMNPLFETGMTGIMTVLMMTSFMFVGFDVIPQAAEEINLPNKKIGQLLILSVVVAVIWYIAIIFGVSRMLTPSEINASNLVTADAVAKAFGNSEMMGNFLVLGGIGGILTSWIGFYVGGSRAIYALAKAGMLPKSLGQLHPKYNTPHKAILLIAVLSTAAPLLGRPALVWLVNAGGLGLVVAWLMVTISFIILRKKAPEMQRPFRLPGGTTIGWIATIMAIGVTILYLPGMPSALIWPYEWLIIGTWIILGFVLYNYSMRKYGKKNTDDYMKKEVNKSA from the coding sequence ATGAATGACTCGGATAAACTATTAAAATCACTAGGTAAAAAGGAAACTTTTGCACTTGCCTTTGGGGCTATGATTGGTTGGGGATGGGTAGTTACTTCTGGTTTATGGATAACGGAAGCTGGAGCACTCGGAGCAATTATCGCATTTTTACTCGGCGGCCTACTTGTCGTATTTGTTGGTTTAACATACGCAGAACTGTCCTCTGCACTTCCATTTGTCGGAGGAGAACATGTGTACACATACAAGGCAATGGGAAGAGTAACATCATTCATAGCCACTTGGGCAATTATTCTTGGTTATGTTTCAGTTATTGCTTTTGAAGCAGTAGCCTTACCAACTGTTTTCGAGTACCTTGTCCCCAATTATAGTCAAGGATACCTCTATACAATTGCCGGTTGGGATGTCACATTAACTTGGGCTGGTGTGGGGATTATTGGTTCGGTATTGGTTGCATGGATTAATTATAGAGGAATTAAACTATCATCTATAATAAATTTCATCTTAACCATACTAATTCTCATTGCAGGAATCATGCTTATTACTGGAAGTACATTTAGCGGTAATATGAGCAATATGAATCCGCTTTTTGAAACAGGAATGACAGGAATCATGACAGTTCTTATGATGACTTCTTTTATGTTTGTTGGTTTTGATGTCATACCACAAGCTGCCGAAGAAATTAATCTACCAAATAAAAAAATCGGGCAATTACTAATCTTATCTGTAGTAGTAGCTGTAATTTGGTATATAGCGATAATTTTTGGTGTTTCTAGAATGTTAACTCCGTCAGAAATCAATGCATCCAATTTAGTTACAGCAGATGCGGTGGCAAAGGCTTTTGGAAATAGTGAAATGATGGGTAATTTTCTTGTCTTAGGTGGTATCGGTGGGATATTGACAAGTTGGATCGGATTTTATGTTGGAGGTAGCAGGGCAATATATGCTTTAGCAAAGGCTGGAATGCTCCCTAAATCTCTAGGGCAATTACATCCTAAATATAATACTCCCCATAAAGCTATTTTGTTAATTGCAGTATTATCGACGGCGGCTCCGCTTTTAGGAAGACCAGCTCTTGTTTGGTTAGTCAATGCAGGTGGTCTTGGACTTGTTGTTGCTTGGTTAATGGTTACTATATCCTTTATAATATTGCGAAAGAAAGCACCAGAGATGCAACGACCCTTTCGCCTTCCTGGTGGAACTACGATTGGTTGGATAGCGACCATTATGGCTATTGGTGTTACGATTCTTTATCTTCCAGGTATGCCATCTGCGTTAATCTGGCCCTATGAATGGCTTATCATCGGTACTTGGATTATATTAGGATTTGTTTTATACAATTACTCGATGAGGAAATATGGAAAGAAAAATACAGATGATTACATGAAAAAAGAAGTGAATAAGAGCGCATAA